Part of the Anopheles coluzzii chromosome 3, AcolN3, whole genome shotgun sequence genome is shown below.
AATGCATCGCTGGCCGGCATCGGGTACATCGTCAACCGCCGGTACCACCCAACGGAGCGACTGTTCTGGTTCGTTTGCACCTCCATTGCGTGGGTTTTTGCGGTCCGGCTCATATGCTCCTACATGGAGCTATTCCGGACGGATACGATCAGCATTGCGGTGGAGAACATAGATACGCGGGCCGAGCCGATAGTGTTCCCGGCGGTCGGTGTCTGTGAGATGGGCTACGTGAAGGAAGTGTATCCCGGGCTGCAGTCGTACCTTGGCGCGTTGCAGACGAACGACGAGATGGAGTTTAACTACGACGTGGAAGACTATATGCTGCGCATTATCTTTCACAACCTGTACAACGAAGGCTCGATAAGTAGCTACTGTGCAATGTACGAGGAGTGTGACGATTGTATGAGGTGCCCGAAGGATGGGTACAGCCAGACAGCGGCCATGGTGCGCGCTAACTGTAGCACACTGTTCCGCGAGTGCCGCTGGAATGACAAACCGTTCGATTGCTGTCGCTACTTTCAACCGATCGAAACAACGATCGGAACGTGCTATCTGCTTAACTCGCTGCAAACGGTAGAGAAGTAAGGTGCTAACAA
Proteins encoded:
- the LOC125907235 gene encoding uncharacterized protein LOC125907235; this translates as MLLLLRLGRAFYRILVDYCNNASLAGIGYIVNRRYHPTERLFWFVCTSIAWVFAVRLICSYMELFRTDTISIAVENIDTRAEPIVFPAVGVCEMGYVKEVYPGLQSYLGALQTNDEMEFNYDVEDYMLRIIFHNLYNEGSISSYCAMYEECDDCMRCPKDGYSQTAAMVRANCSTLFRECRWNDKPFDCCRYFQPIETTIGTCYLLNSLQTVEK